In the Kitasatospora terrestris genome, one interval contains:
- a CDS encoding NIPSNAP family protein, whose translation MEDMRIVELRQYTLRPGARETLVELFEREFVAGQQDAGITVGGRFRDLDDPDRFVWLRAFPDMAHRRRALEAFYTGPVWQEHRDAANATMIDSDDVLLLRGPGFTPAPGVREVLATVCHPADAADFAGYAARHLGPGHALHRTEHAENDFPRLPVRTSEDVRVWFGPAEPTPWPTRHLRLEPVRP comes from the coding sequence GGCAGTACACCCTGCGTCCCGGTGCCCGGGAGACGCTGGTCGAGCTGTTCGAGCGCGAGTTCGTGGCGGGTCAGCAGGACGCCGGCATCACTGTCGGCGGCCGGTTCCGCGACCTGGACGACCCGGACCGGTTCGTCTGGCTGCGGGCGTTCCCCGACATGGCGCACCGGCGGCGCGCGCTGGAGGCGTTCTACACCGGCCCGGTCTGGCAGGAGCACCGGGACGCGGCCAACGCCACCATGATCGACAGCGACGACGTCCTGCTGCTGCGCGGACCGGGCTTCACGCCCGCGCCGGGCGTGCGGGAGGTGCTCGCCACCGTCTGCCACCCCGCCGACGCCGCCGACTTCGCCGGGTACGCGGCCCGCCACCTGGGACCGGGCCACGCCCTGCACCGCACCGAGCACGCCGAGAACGACTTCCCCCGCCTGCCCGTCCGGACCAGCGAGGACGTCCGGGTCTGGTTCGGCCCGGCCGAGCCGACGCCCTGGCCGACCCGGCACCTGCGACTGGAACCCGTGCGTCCCTGA
- a CDS encoding WhiB family transcriptional regulator: MTVISRLPGAVHQEWDWQLRAACRSEDAQLFFHPSGERGQAHDDREAAAKRICATCPVRTRCLEHALTVHEPYGVWGGLTEDERRALHGRRNRRVGSRHR; encoded by the coding sequence GTGACGGTGATATCGCGACTCCCGGGTGCCGTCCACCAGGAATGGGACTGGCAACTGCGGGCGGCATGCCGAAGCGAGGACGCCCAGCTGTTCTTCCACCCGTCCGGCGAGCGCGGGCAGGCGCACGACGACCGCGAGGCGGCGGCCAAGCGGATCTGCGCGACCTGCCCGGTGCGCACCCGCTGCCTGGAGCACGCGCTCACGGTGCACGAACCCTACGGCGTCTGGGGCGGCCTCACCGAGGACGAGCGCCGCGCCCTCCACGGCCGCCGGAACCGCCGGGTCGGATCCCGCCACCGTTAG
- a CDS encoding HAMP domain-containing sensor histidine kinase has translation MTATTAPAGHRPRRLTARMRLTLSYALFAVAAGLIFVVVVYLGLRWIPNYPLMPSNPRDRLDAPSRGEVLDALLVTCGYALAVLTVVGLGGGWIIAGRVLRPLQEITRAAHHAANGALEHRVALAGPRDEFTDLSDAFDEMLERLQRSFDAQQRFAANASHELRTPLAITRTMLQVAAADPGGQDLPRLVGRLQDTNQRGIEICEALLQLAELGHTAPALQPLDLADAVRDAVAAVSEEATARGVTVTAEYGPAPASGNPVLLRQAAVNLLHNAIRHNLPADGTVTVRTGPDPDRPGRVLLAIANTGPRLTPEAVATFTEPFLRGRGRTAETDPSRRGHGLGLAIVAAVTEAHQGRLRLTPLPDGGLRVELGLPER, from the coding sequence ATGACCGCGACCACCGCGCCGGCCGGGCACCGCCCGCGCCGCCTGACGGCCAGGATGCGGCTGACCCTCAGCTACGCCCTCTTCGCCGTCGCGGCCGGCCTGATCTTCGTCGTCGTGGTCTACCTCGGCCTGCGCTGGATCCCCAACTACCCCCTGATGCCCTCCAACCCCCGGGACCGGCTCGACGCCCCGTCGCGGGGGGAGGTCCTCGACGCCCTGCTCGTCACCTGCGGCTACGCGCTGGCCGTCCTGACCGTGGTCGGCCTGGGGGGCGGCTGGATCATCGCCGGGCGGGTGCTGCGGCCGCTGCAGGAGATCACCCGCGCCGCCCACCACGCCGCGAACGGGGCGCTGGAGCACCGCGTCGCCCTGGCCGGCCCCCGCGACGAGTTCACCGACCTCTCGGACGCCTTCGACGAGATGCTGGAGCGCCTGCAGCGGTCCTTCGACGCCCAGCAGCGCTTCGCCGCCAACGCGTCCCACGAGCTGCGCACACCACTGGCCATCACCCGCACCATGCTGCAGGTGGCGGCCGCCGACCCCGGCGGGCAGGACCTGCCGCGCCTGGTCGGCCGGCTCCAGGACACCAACCAGCGCGGCATCGAGATCTGCGAGGCCCTGCTCCAGCTCGCCGAGCTCGGCCACACCGCACCCGCGCTCCAGCCCCTCGACCTCGCCGACGCCGTGCGCGACGCGGTCGCTGCCGTCAGCGAGGAGGCCACCGCCCGCGGCGTCACGGTCACCGCCGAGTACGGTCCGGCACCCGCGAGCGGAAACCCCGTGCTGCTGCGCCAGGCGGCGGTCAACCTGCTCCACAACGCGATCCGCCACAACCTGCCGGCGGACGGGACCGTGACGGTCCGCACCGGCCCGGACCCCGACCGCCCCGGCCGGGTCCTGCTCGCCATCGCCAACACGGGCCCGCGGCTGACGCCCGAGGCGGTCGCCACCTTCACCGAACCGTTCCTGCGCGGACGCGGACGCACCGCCGAGACCGACCCGAGCCGCCGCGGCCACGGCCTCGGACTCGCCATCGTGGCCGCCGTCACCGAGGCCCACCAGGGCCGGCTGCGACTGACTCCGCTGCCGGACGGCGGCCTCCGGGTCGAACTGGGCCTGCCGGAGCGGTGA
- a CDS encoding response regulator transcription factor: MRVLVVEDEVYLAEAVQAGLRLEAIACDIATDGDAALERLTVHSYDVVVLDRDIPGTHGDDVCREIVDRGLGCRVLMLTAAARLDEKVAGFEIGADDYLTKPFDLPELVVRLRSLARRPAGGAPPVLECAGLRLDPFRREVYRDGRYVGLPRKQFAVLEVLMRAAGGVVSAEDLLERAWDENADPFTNAVRITISGLRKRLGEPQVIQTVPGVGYRLSDEGPRA; the protein is encoded by the coding sequence GTGCGGGTCCTGGTGGTGGAGGACGAGGTCTACCTCGCCGAGGCGGTCCAGGCCGGACTGCGGCTGGAGGCGATCGCCTGCGACATCGCCACCGACGGTGATGCCGCGCTGGAGCGGCTGACCGTCCACAGCTACGACGTGGTGGTGCTGGACCGGGACATCCCGGGCACGCACGGCGACGACGTCTGCCGGGAGATCGTGGACCGCGGCCTGGGCTGCCGGGTGCTGATGCTGACCGCGGCGGCCCGCCTGGACGAGAAGGTCGCGGGTTTCGAGATCGGCGCCGACGACTACCTCACCAAGCCGTTCGACCTTCCCGAGCTGGTCGTCCGGTTGCGGTCGCTGGCCCGCCGACCGGCCGGGGGAGCCCCGCCGGTGCTGGAGTGCGCCGGGCTTCGCCTGGACCCGTTCCGCCGCGAGGTGTACCGCGACGGCCGCTACGTCGGCCTGCCGCGCAAGCAGTTCGCCGTGCTGGAGGTCCTGATGCGGGCCGCCGGCGGCGTGGTCAGCGCGGAGGACCTCCTGGAGCGCGCCTGGGACGAGAACGCCGACCCGTTCACCAACGCGGTCCGCATCACCATCTCCGGCCTGCGCAAGCGCCTGGGCGAGCCCCAGGTGATCCAGACCGTGCCGGGCGTCGGCTACCGGCTCTCCGACGAAGGGCCCCGGGCATGA
- a CDS encoding M15 family metallopeptidase has product MGSTATRTRRTRRRQLLGGAAATAVLAALAVGVSGTPSADTVLRTLAAAATSDTTADGELAAGEALSPFDDEAPAVRKLDGPLLDAVRRAARDAQAQGITMTVTSGWRSKEYQQRLLDRAVTRYGSLDAARRYVNTPEKSTHVAGRALDIGPTAADYWLIQHGARYGLCQVYANEIWHFELRTDPGGTCPPQLPDAAG; this is encoded by the coding sequence ATGGGCAGCACAGCGACGAGGACGCGCCGGACCCGGCGGCGCCAACTGCTCGGCGGCGCCGCAGCGACCGCCGTCCTGGCGGCCCTCGCCGTCGGTGTCAGCGGAACCCCGTCCGCCGACACGGTGCTGCGGACCCTGGCCGCCGCAGCGACTTCGGACACCACCGCCGACGGCGAACTCGCCGCGGGCGAGGCGCTCAGCCCCTTCGACGACGAGGCGCCCGCCGTCCGCAAGCTCGACGGCCCCCTGCTCGACGCCGTCCGGCGGGCCGCCCGCGACGCGCAGGCCCAAGGCATCACCATGACCGTCACCTCCGGCTGGCGCAGCAAGGAGTACCAGCAGCGCCTGCTGGACCGGGCGGTGACCCGGTACGGGAGCCTGGACGCGGCCCGGCGCTACGTGAACACGCCGGAGAAGTCGACGCACGTGGCCGGCAGGGCACTGGACATCGGCCCCACCGCCGCCGACTACTGGCTGATCCAGCACGGCGCCCGGTACGGCCTGTGCCAGGTGTACGCCAACGAGATCTGGCACTTCGAACTCCGGACCGACCCCGGCGGCACCTGCCCGCCCCAACTCCCCGACGCCGCCGGGTAG